A region from the Stygiolobus caldivivus genome encodes:
- a CDS encoding lactate/malate dehydrogenase family protein translates to MTKVAFIGAGKIGQTIAFNVIMGGYVDEAIIYDIIPELPEKFEHELRHALASRKLKTEVLGTNNIDDVSGSDIVVITAGKPRKPGMSRRDLFVDNAKIMIDLADKIAKKNRGAIYIMVANPVDMMASVFMKYSGEYTISTGDQVETMRMRSYLAKKLKVPVYDINGYVGGEHGEDAVVLWSTVTVKGKPFTEEMGVSKSEVEDYVKKIPGEIIRVMGGTTWGPGTIIEEIVRAIALNENKVMSIAFPHKYEDEVIHVSEPVVVGKTIGPSLEPLLDEKDRWHLMASIKDFYSVYKENLKQLEESISAK, encoded by the coding sequence ATGACAAAAGTCGCATTTATTGGAGCAGGTAAGATAGGTCAAACAATAGCGTTTAACGTAATCATGGGCGGTTATGTTGATGAGGCAATAATTTATGATATAATCCCTGAACTCCCAGAAAAGTTTGAACATGAGCTTAGACATGCTTTAGCATCTAGAAAACTTAAGACCGAGGTTCTTGGTACTAACAATATTGACGATGTGTCTGGGTCTGATATAGTGGTAATTACAGCGGGTAAGCCAAGGAAGCCTGGGATGAGCAGGAGGGACTTGTTTGTAGATAACGCTAAGATAATGATAGATTTAGCAGATAAAATAGCAAAGAAGAACAGAGGTGCTATTTACATTATGGTAGCTAACCCAGTAGATATGATGGCCTCGGTATTTATGAAATATTCGGGGGAGTACACAATAAGTACCGGGGATCAGGTAGAGACAATGAGGATGAGGTCTTACTTAGCTAAAAAACTGAAAGTCCCCGTATACGATATTAACGGGTATGTGGGGGGAGAACACGGAGAGGACGCCGTAGTATTGTGGAGCACGGTTACGGTAAAAGGAAAGCCCTTTACAGAAGAGATGGGAGTCAGTAAGAGTGAGGTCGAAGATTACGTAAAGAAAATACCGGGCGAAATAATAAGAGTCATGGGTGGGACTACATGGGGGCCGGGAACCATTATTGAAGAGATTGTAAGGGCAATAGCGTTAAACGAGAACAAGGTGATGAGTATAGCGTTCCCCCACAAGTATGAGGACGAGGTCATTCATGTAAGCGAACCAGTAGTAGTAGGAAAGACCATTGGGCCTTCCTTAGAGCCTCTATTAGACGAAAAAGACAGGTGGCACCTGATGGCCTCTATTAAGGACTTCTACAGTGTGTACAAAGAGAACTTAAAACAGCTTGAAGAGAGCATAAGCGCAAAATAA
- a CDS encoding MmgE/PrpD family protein, translating to MDLSDILAEYVTSVQDINDRAYKEAKRRVLDSIAVAMASKNSPPAKIVEGLSSVFQGGAPTLGFFNATPDFASFYNTLLIRYLDFNDTYLGLEPLHPSDMIGGLLSVSTEVKGSDIIRAIVVGYDVGVNLCDTTSLRKKGFDHVNFLEVATASALSNLLSLDRAKAKNAISLSIIPHVALRETRSGKLSMWKAGAAAEAVRNAVFATLLARAGLTGPELPFSGIFGFSTVIAKDMDVEKIKLDGNGILRTFIKKYPVEYHAQAAVETSLSLDYRGEIRKVLVETYEAGKTILADSRDKWRPQNKETADHSLPFIVSVSLLRKDFWLDSYSLIGNSEVESLMDKVEVVEREDYTKVYPNELPTKVTVITDQGEFSKEVRVPRGHYNNPMSDEELEEKAMRLGLTKRQISIINNFDDMKVGEFVRSLKEV from the coding sequence ATGGATCTTTCAGATATATTAGCAGAGTATGTGACTTCAGTCCAGGACATTAATGACAGAGCGTATAAGGAAGCCAAGAGGAGAGTACTAGACTCGATAGCAGTGGCTATGGCGTCTAAAAATTCTCCTCCTGCTAAAATCGTGGAAGGGCTTTCCTCCGTATTTCAAGGAGGAGCCCCTACATTGGGTTTCTTTAACGCTACACCTGACTTTGCATCTTTTTATAATACACTCCTAATAAGGTACTTAGACTTTAATGATACATATCTGGGCTTGGAGCCCCTTCACCCAAGCGATATGATAGGCGGGCTATTATCGGTCTCCACCGAAGTGAAGGGCAGTGATATAATAAGGGCTATAGTAGTGGGATACGATGTTGGAGTAAACCTCTGTGATACGACATCCCTAAGGAAGAAGGGGTTCGACCACGTAAATTTCCTTGAGGTAGCTACAGCATCAGCCCTCTCTAACTTACTTTCACTAGATAGGGCTAAGGCTAAGAACGCTATATCGCTTTCAATTATCCCTCACGTAGCATTAAGGGAGACGAGGAGCGGTAAACTGTCTATGTGGAAAGCAGGTGCAGCTGCAGAAGCCGTTAGGAATGCCGTCTTCGCGACACTCCTCGCCAGAGCGGGGCTCACTGGACCAGAACTCCCCTTCTCTGGAATTTTCGGTTTCTCTACGGTAATTGCCAAGGACATGGACGTAGAAAAAATTAAACTAGACGGGAATGGGATATTAAGGACTTTCATAAAAAAATACCCCGTAGAATACCATGCCCAAGCTGCTGTCGAGACGTCTTTATCTCTGGACTACAGAGGTGAAATAAGGAAAGTCTTGGTGGAGACTTATGAGGCCGGAAAGACGATCCTCGCTGACAGCCGTGATAAATGGAGGCCTCAAAATAAGGAGACAGCCGATCACAGTTTACCTTTTATAGTTAGTGTTAGTCTCTTGAGGAAAGACTTCTGGTTGGACTCCTACTCTTTGATAGGCAACTCTGAAGTAGAGTCACTGATGGACAAGGTCGAAGTAGTAGAGAGGGAAGATTATACTAAAGTCTACCCCAATGAGCTACCTACAAAGGTCACGGTAATCACTGATCAGGGCGAGTTTAGCAAAGAAGTCAGGGTGCCAAGAGGGCACTACAATAACCCTATGAGTGATGAGGAGTTAGAAGAGAAAGCAATGAGGTTGGGTCTGACTAAAAGGCAGATAAGTATAATTAACAACTTCGACGATATGAAGGTGGGGGAATTTGTCAGAAGTCTTAAGGAAGTCTGA
- a CDS encoding PadR family transcriptional regulator: protein MRRRRRLRHIILSILSSKGAMTGAQIMREIERVTQGFWKPSPGAIYPTLDKLLEEGYVVISKVDGAQKFYEITELGREFLSPKHQLETIIEEVVSDLRFIMENKDELDQELKDKLKKVLQEVMSSLDRS, encoded by the coding sequence ATGAGACGAAGGAGAAGATTACGCCATATTATACTGTCGATCCTGAGTAGTAAAGGTGCTATGACCGGGGCTCAAATAATGAGAGAGATCGAGAGAGTAACTCAAGGTTTTTGGAAGCCTTCACCAGGGGCGATCTATCCAACTCTCGATAAATTACTGGAGGAGGGTTATGTAGTTATAAGCAAGGTCGATGGGGCTCAAAAGTTCTATGAAATTACTGAATTAGGGAGAGAATTTCTAAGCCCAAAACACCAACTGGAGACGATAATAGAAGAGGTCGTCTCAGATCTAAGGTTTATTATGGAAAATAAAGACGAACTTGACCAGGAACTGAAAGATAAACTTAAAAAAGTGCTTCAGGAGGTGATGTCGTCCCTTGATAGAAGTTGA
- a CDS encoding ABC transporter ATP-binding protein, translated as MIEVEHISKTFRIKSGEIKALDDVSFNIPSSGVGALVGHNGAGKTTLIKILSTLIIPDKGDARINGVSIREEKKVRKNLGVMMVSERAFYFRLSGFDNLVFFGIIQGLSISEAKRRAKELLELVGLSSFSDVQYMKYSTGMQRKLALARALLLDPPVILLDEPTLGMDPVSSRDFRSLVKSLSKEGKTILMTSHNMKEVEDLADKIVLLKRGKIVAQGTREEIVSNIGKIKVVLTDTVPKGYEKYVSGFLHGRVLLRIPDKDVKIWGDVIGVEEPTLEDAFVYFTDEEIDSTRNRRRGGFRRWEG; from the coding sequence TTGATAGAAGTTGAGCACATCTCGAAAACCTTTCGCATTAAATCCGGGGAGATCAAAGCCTTAGACGACGTGAGTTTTAATATCCCCAGTTCTGGGGTGGGAGCACTAGTAGGGCATAACGGTGCAGGAAAGACTACACTGATAAAAATCCTCTCTACACTGATTATCCCAGATAAAGGTGACGCTAGGATAAACGGTGTCAGTATTAGGGAAGAGAAAAAGGTGAGGAAAAACTTGGGTGTAATGATGGTTAGCGAAAGGGCGTTTTATTTTAGGCTTTCAGGTTTTGATAACTTAGTTTTCTTTGGCATTATTCAGGGGCTTTCCATATCCGAGGCTAAAAGGCGAGCTAAAGAGCTCCTTGAACTGGTAGGCCTTTCAAGCTTTTCAGACGTCCAATATATGAAGTATAGTACCGGGATGCAGAGAAAGCTAGCGCTTGCTAGGGCTTTACTATTAGACCCACCGGTAATCCTCTTAGACGAGCCTACATTAGGCATGGATCCGGTAAGCTCTAGAGACTTCAGGAGCTTGGTCAAGAGCTTGTCTAAAGAGGGTAAGACTATCCTGATGACCTCTCATAACATGAAGGAGGTAGAGGACCTAGCTGATAAGATAGTTTTGCTAAAAAGAGGAAAAATAGTAGCTCAAGGGACTAGAGAGGAGATAGTCTCGAATATAGGTAAAATAAAGGTCGTACTAACAGATACCGTACCGAAAGGTTACGAGAAGTATGTGAGCGGTTTCCTCCACGGGAGGGTCTTATTGAGGATACCTGATAAGGACGTAAAAATATGGGGGGACGTGATAGGGGTTGAAGAGCCCACATTAGAAGACGCTTTCGTATATTTTACAGATGAGGAGATAGACAGTACGAGGAACAGGAGGAGGGGAGGGTTTAGGAGATGGGAGGGATAA
- a CDS encoding ABC transporter permease gives MGGIIDKLYAYIYLRGFKIWASYRTQLVLNVLSWVLPVFTYYFVGTSLGGNIVRSIGFRGESYISFIVVGLAFQGYISSVITTLSGRLRNEQLYGTIEYYVLSSGGVISFLVYSALWGFTINTVNAVVILAIGYALGVKYDINFLSAVVLILLLLTSSLGLGMISAGFTMIVKQGNPISFFFATFTTLTTGVVFPVSVLPSFIRFVSYAIPLTWALNGLRYAILEGYTVFQLSEYVLALLLFTVILLPLGIAFYSYSFQRARKKGTLSEY, from the coding sequence ATGGGAGGGATAATAGACAAGTTATACGCTTACATATATTTAAGGGGTTTTAAAATATGGGCTAGTTATAGGACTCAACTGGTACTAAATGTCTTATCTTGGGTGTTGCCGGTATTTACTTATTACTTTGTGGGGACGTCATTAGGAGGAAATATAGTGAGATCTATCGGGTTCAGAGGAGAGTCTTATATCTCATTTATTGTAGTAGGCCTAGCGTTTCAAGGTTACATATCTTCAGTAATAACTACTCTAAGCGGGAGGCTGAGGAATGAACAGCTATACGGGACTATTGAATACTATGTCCTATCTTCGGGCGGTGTAATATCCTTCCTTGTTTACTCCGCGTTATGGGGCTTTACCATCAACACTGTTAACGCTGTAGTGATCCTTGCTATTGGTTATGCGTTGGGCGTTAAATACGATATAAATTTCCTCTCCGCTGTCGTACTTATCTTATTACTCCTTACTTCATCATTAGGGCTAGGTATGATCTCAGCCGGGTTCACAATGATCGTAAAACAGGGGAACCCCATATCATTCTTCTTTGCCACTTTCACCACATTGACTACTGGAGTCGTGTTCCCAGTGTCGGTACTCCCTTCGTTTATTAGGTTTGTAAGTTATGCGATACCTTTGACCTGGGCACTTAACGGTTTGAGGTATGCGATACTTGAGGGATATACGGTATTCCAGTTATCTGAATATGTTCTAGCTCTCCTACTATTTACCGTAATTCTACTACCTTTAGGGATAGCATTTTATTCGTATTCGTTCCAGAGGGCTAGGAAAAAAGGGACATTAAGCGAATATTGA